A genomic region of Kluyveromyces marxianus DMKU3-1042 DNA, complete genome, chromosome 5 contains the following coding sequences:
- the PIR3 gene encoding cell wall mannoprotein HSP150, translating to MQIKSAAQLLALATAVSAATTKAQEENSSSWTTLKPTATYSGATSDYSSSFGIAIEPITTGSLAPTSTSSAKASSKAKRDVVSQITDGQVQATTKPTGKPSSKAPEKPKGTAPAVSQITDGQVQATTKTLAPAAKPKPTTNAASQIGDGQVQATTGTAAPAPKPKPTTNAASQIGDGQVQATTGTEKPKTSAASQISDGQIQATTGSASAAKATGASQVSDGQIQASGAPKSSEDQKDGIQLSACATNGTLSMTLKDGILYDSHGRVGSIVANRQFQFDGPPPQAGAIYANGWSITPDGNLAIGDNDVFYKCLSGNFYNLYDETLGAQCSAIHLNIVSLTDC from the coding sequence atgCAAATCAAATCTGCTGCCCAATTGTTGGCTTTGGCCACCGCTGTTTCTGCAGCCACTACTAAGgctcaagaagaaaactcttcttcttggaccACTTTGAAGCCAACCGCTACCTACAGTGGTGCTACTTCTGACTACAGCTCTTCTTTCGGTATTGCTATTGAACCAATCACCACTGGTTCCTTGGCTCCAACTTCTACCTCTTCTGCCAAGGCCTCTTCCAAGGCTAAGAGAGACGTTGTTTCCCAAATCACCGACGGTCAAGTGCAAGCCACCACCAAGCCAACCGGTAAGCCATCTTCCAAGGCTCCAGAAAAGCCAAAGGGCACCGCTCCAGCCGTCTCTCAAATCACTGACGGTCAAGTCCAAGCTACTACCAAGACTTTGGCTCCAGCTGCTAAGCCAAAGCCAACCACCAACGCTGCTTCCCAAATCGGTGACGGTCAAGTCCAAGCTACCACCGGTACCGCTGCTCCAGctccaaagccaaagccaacCACCAACGCTGCTTCTCAAATTGGTGACGGTCAAGTCCAAGCTACCACCGGTACTGAAAAGCCAAAGacttctgctgcttctcAAATCAGCGATGGTCAAATCCAAGCTACCACTGGTTCTGCTTCCGCCGCTAAGGCCACTGGTGCTTCCCAAGTCTCTGACGGTCAAATCCAAGCCTCTGGCGCTCCAAAGTCTTCTGAAGACCAAAAGGACGGTATCCAATTGAGTGCTTGTGCCACCAACGGTACCCTATCTATGACCTTGAAGGACGGTATCTTGTACGACAGCCACGGTAGAGTCGGTTCCATTGTTGCCAACAGACAATTCCAATTCGACGGTCCACCACCACAAGCTGGTGCCATCTACGCTAACGGCTGGTCCATTACCCCAGACGGTAACTTGGCTATTGGTGACAATGACGTCTTCTACAAGTGTCTATCCGGTAACTTCTACAACTTGTACGACGAAACTCTAGGCGCTCAATGTAGTGCTATTCACTTGAACATTGTGTCTTTGACCGACTGTTAA
- the PIR1 gene encoding cell wall mannoprotein HSP150 has protein sequence MQIKKTFAASALAGSAIAAYVPSEPWTTLTPAATYNGGLTDYASTFGIAVVPITTSVSTHSAPGATHTASAESKGKRDVAAISQIGDGQIQATTATLKPTPKTTAAAVSQIGDGQIQATTATPKPSPKTTAAAVSQIGDGQIQATTATPKPSPKTTAAAVSQIGDGQIQATTKTTAAAASQIGDGQIQATTKTSSSASASSAAPSVAPASHNSTSVDPVTAESCKSTGTLEMTLKGAVLTDGKGRIGSIVANRQFQFDGPPPQAGAIYAKGWSLTPAGNLAIGDSDVFYQCLSGEFYNLYDESIGDQCKPVYLQAIDLLDC, from the coding sequence ATgcaaatcaagaagactTTCGCTGCCTCTGCTTTAGCTGGTTCTGCCATTGCCGCTTATGTTCCATCTGAACCATGGACTACATTGACTCCAGCCGCTACCTACAACGGTGGTTTGACTGATTACGCTTCTACTTTCGGTATTGCCGTCGTCCCAATCACTACTTCTGTCTCCACCCACTCTGCTCCAGGTGCTACTCACACTGCTTCTGCTGAATCAAAGGGTAAGAGAGACGTTGCCGCTATCTCCCAAATTGGTGACGGTCAAATCCAAGCTACTACTGCTACCTTGAAGCCAACTCCAAAGACTACCGCTGCCGCCGTTTCTCAAATTGGTGACGGTCAAATCCAAgctactactgctactcCAAAGCCATCTCCAAAGACTACCGCTGCCGCTGTCTCTCAAATCGGTGATGGTCAAATCCAAgctactactgctactcCAAAGCCATCTCCAAAGACtaccgctgctgctgtctCTCAAATTGGTGACGGTCAAATCCAAGCTACCACCAAGACTACCGCTGCCGCTGCTTCCCAAATTGGTGACGGTCAAATCCAAGCTACTACCAAGACCTCTTCTAGTGCTTCAGCTTCATCTGCAGCTCCTTCCGTTGCTCCAGCTTCCCACAACTCCACTAGCGTCGACCCAGTAACCGCTGAATCTTGTAAATCCACCGGTACTCTAGAGATGACCTTAAAGGGTGCTGTTCTAACAGACGGTAAGGGTAGAATCGGTTCCATTGTTGCTAACAGACAATTCCAATTCGACGGTCCACCACCACAAGCTGGTGCCATCTACGCTAAGGGTTGGTCTTTGACCCCAGCTGGTAACTTGGCTATTGGTGACAGTGATGTCTTCTACCAATGTCTATCTGGTGAATTCTACAACTTGTACGATGAATCCATCGGTGACCAATGTAAACCTGTTTACTTGCAAGCTATTGATTTGCTAGACTgttaa
- the PIR1 gene encoding cell wall mannoprotein HSP150 translates to MQIKKTLAASALAGSAMAAYVPSEPWTTLTPSATYSGGLTDYPSTFGIAVIPITTSVSTHSAPGATHTSAPSDKKASDKKSSDKKASNKKDKRDGAAISQIGDGQIQATTATLKPTPKTTAAAVSQIGDGQIQATTATPKPTAQAVSQIGDGQIQATTATQKPTAQAVSQIGDGQIQATTATQKPTAQAVSQIGDGQIQATTATQKPTAAAVSQIGDGQIQATTSTQKPTAQAASQIGDGQIQATTKTTAKTTATAASQIKDGQVQATTSSGAPAASGSAAPANPNDPVKAQSCKTNGTLSMTLKGAVLTDGKGRIGSIVANRQFQFDGPPPQAGAIYAKGWSLTPDGNLAIGNSDIFYQCLSGGFYNLYDESIGDQCKPVNLQAIDLVSC, encoded by the coding sequence ATgcaaatcaagaagactCTCGCTGCCTCCGCCTTGGCCGGTTCTGCCATGGCTGCTTATGTTCCATCTGAGCCATGGACTACTCTGACTCCATCTGCTACCTACAGCGGTGGTTTGACCGATTACCCATCTACCTTCGGTATTGCTGTCATTCCAATTACCACCTCTGTGTCTACCCACTCTGCTCCAGGTGCTACTCATACTTCTGCTCCTTCTGACAAGAAGGCCTCTGACAAGAAGTCCTCCGACAAGAAGGCTTCCaacaagaaagacaagagAGACGGTGCCGCTATCTCCCAAATCGGTGATGGTCAAATCCAAGCTACTACTGCTACCTTGAAGCCAACTCCAAAGACtaccgctgctgctgtatCTCAAATTGGTGATGGTCAAATCCAAGCTACCACTGCTACTCCAAAGCCAACTGCTCAAGCTGTTTCCCAAATCGGTGACGGTCAAATCCAAGCTACTACCGCTACCCAAAAGCCAACTGCTCAAGCTGTTTCCCAAATCGGTGACGGTCAAATCCAAGCTACTACCGCTACCCAAAAGCCAACTGCTCAAGCTGTCTCTCAAATCGGTGACGGTCAAATCCAAGCTACCACCGCTACCCAAAAGCCAACCGCTGCCGCTGTCTCTCAAATCGGTGATGGTCAAATCCAAGCTACCACCTCTACTCAAAAGCCAACTGCTCAAGCCGCTTCCCAAATCGGTGACGGTCAAATCCAAGCTACTACCAAGACTACTGCCAAGACTACTGCCACTGCTGCTTCTCAAATCAAGGATGGTCAAGTCCAAGCTACCACTTCCTCCGGTGCCCCAGCTGCTTCCGGTTCTGCCGCTCCAGCTAATCCAAATGACCCAGTGAAGGCTCAATCTTGTAAGACCAACGGTACTCTGTCTATGACTTTGAAGGGTGCTGTTCTAACAGATGGTAAGGGTAGAATCGGTTCCATTGTTGCCAACAGACAATTCCAATTCGACGGTCCACCACCACAAGCTGGTGCCATCTACGCTAAGGGTTGGTCTTTGACTCCAGATGGTAACTTGGCTATCGGTAACAGCGATATCTTCTACCAATGTCTATCTGGTGGTTTCTACAACTTGTACGATGAATCCATCGGTGACCAATGTAAGCCAGTTAACTTGCAAGCCATTGACTTGGTCAGCTGTTAA
- the JJJ2 gene encoding Jjj2p, with amino-acid sequence MGSENGFQLDETTLYSILGLKYGATDVQVRKAYMKLARQLHPDKSKSEEAGELFKKVAHAHFILTDKKEKMKYDSKLLAKGLYDYTPRTTTNSTQFSETKKPFQPVNKNGDIGSVKQKTRKSRPYEEQPYGFGVDSNRGPSKNIPLFKTFNAKSYQNSKKATTPPREEQSSEQNKRHTSTSHERPTNKLDALGKTYSKEKNSSETGLKSDSRTPSSGSDTSTTSASTAGSTEESEAYVQNKMPRKDQNSGAKIRFNGPKAPDSPFQDPARRHFARTKYVSGLQGRRSLSPVKNTPNSSTETLNNVKNIFNSMSDRLRHTLFGENDEGYEDSKESKWKNSRSENDEASGRLFKKSKLPERKIFTDEEIYEYMKQQNESDNYDDPDRQDFNSSIHLNTEHLDDKNELNTQDFRQASVTDTKIDQAHTTTEMNTQKQKDEEDEDEDDVIKLKELEQTLPNSKEPFDMRNVGDTLDNYKVKRMKVPTYGKRVSSTTSTSASHAEENLQEAVNIPLPRVYKPESIPLENYKIDTSIANIVLPEIPNLLCNVLDRSQVLECQQKTIEFTQQTNETKHKLLQILSQRFTADEMLHEKLYRIENVNNLVAAKRYDMELLAKLNELQNRQRIVAENHANLMNTVYASGLFESSKGVKQ; translated from the coding sequence ATGGGGTCAGAAAACGGGTTTCAATTGGATGAAACAACGCTTTATAGCATATTGGGGTTGAAATATGGTGCCACTGATGTACAAGTACGAAAAGCATACATGAAACTTGCTCGACAATTACATCCTGATAAATCGAAATCCGAAGAGGCGGGagaattgttcaagaaggtCGCTCATGCGCACTTCATACTCACCgataagaaggaaaagatgaaatacGACAGTAAACTATTAGCGAAGGGGTTATATGACTATACACCTCGTACGACAACCAATAGCACACAGTTCTCTGAAACGAAGAAGCCCTTCCAACCGGTGAATAAAAATGGAGATATTGGATCAGTGAAACAAAAGACTAGAAAGAGCCGTCCTTACGAAGAGCAACCTTATGGATTTGGTGTTGATTCTAATCGTGGACCCAGTAAGAACATACCACTTTTCAAAACATTCAATGCTAAGAGTTATCAAAATAGCAAGAAGGCAACAACTCCTCCTAGAGAGGAACAGTCTTcagaacaaaacaaacgTCACACATCGACATCACATGAAAGACCTACCAATAAATTGGATGCCCTAGGCAAAACTTAttcaaaggaaaaaaactCCTCTGAAACTGGTTTAAAGTCCGATTCGCGTACTCCGTCATCCGGTTCTGACACTTCAACCACATCTGCCTCAACAGCAGGTTCCACGGAGGAATCTGAAGCATATGTGCAAAATAAAATGCCAAGGAAAGACCAAAACAGCGGTGCTAAAATCAGATTCAATGGTCCTAAAGCTCCGGATTCGCCGTTCCAGGATCCTGCTCGGAGACATTTCGCAAGAACAAAATACGTTTCGGGACTACAAGGAAGGCGGTCATTGTCACCGGTCAAAAACACACCGAATTCTAGTACAGAAACTCTAAACAACGTTAagaatatcttcaatagTATGAGCGATAGACTGAGACATACTTTATTTGGagaaaatgatgaaggATACGAAGATTCCAAAGAAAGCAAATGGAAGAATAGTAGAAGTGAAAACGACGAGGCGAGTGGTCGCCTGTTTAAAAAATCAAAGTTGCCCGAACGTAAGATATTCaccgatgaagaaatttaTGAGTATATGAAGCAGCAAAACGAGTCTGATAATTATGATGATCCCGACAGACAAGACTTTAACAGTAGTATACATTTGAATACAGAACATTTGGATGATAAAAATGAACTTAACACTCAAGACTTTAGACAAGCATCTGTTACAGACACTAAGATTGACCAGGCTCATACAACAACTGAAATGAATACACAAAAACAGaaggatgaagaagatgaagacgaagacGATGTGATCAAACTCAAAGAATTAGAGCAAACACTCCCGAACAGTAAAGAACCGTTTGATATGAGAAACGTGGGAGACACCCTTGATAACTACAAAGTCAAGCGCATGAAAGTACCTACGTATGGTAAAAGGGTTTCCTCAACCACCAGCACATCTGCTTCCCATGCAGAAGAGAACTTACAAGAAGCAGTGAATATTCCTCTCCCAAGGGTTTATAAACCAGAATCTATACCCCTGGAGAACTATAAAATTGACACATCGATAGCAAATATCGTATTACCGGAAATACCAAACTTACTATGCAATGTTCTAGATAGGTCACAGGTTCTGGAATGTCAACAAAAAACCATCGAATTCACACAACAGACTAACGAGACAAAGCACAAACTACTCCAAATTCTCTCACAACGTTTCACAGCAGATGAGATGCTACACGAAAAACTCTATAGAATTGAAAACGTCAACAATTTGGTGGCAGCTAAACGCTATGACATGGAGCTTCTCGCTAAATTAAACGAATTGCAAAACAGACAAAGAATCGTCGCCGAAAATCACGCAAACCTTATGAACACAGTTTACGCATCTGGGTTATTTGAATCCTCAAAGGGTGTAAAACAATAA
- the SSY5 gene encoding Ssy5p: protein MVSKFFGFGKSKQSGRSEQQAPAVSSASSSRSSPAPSISGEHDVNEDMVSQVTTSLQSSSIFSKGRHTIGTGTSSNLTDGSSLFDKGLGLTAIDENDSHGRSTVGKPLRVLDYERLTSLNPVIEEESVSMKEYNDDHSGLASGSGSGMGSGNVSTSANSTLSKHNAGLNSSRRSERHYSTTSLEVLENELKLLNENLVSLMDDIHQNVTNVSKAVIQAIEFFKKFLPDTNRVTYTVTMSNSLQLRSITKIVSHFVDNLLNASAFQNSRSILLKAYFSFLQKLNINVFEDQMDNIHTLPTMRNFAIDDKCALPNMDKISLIVDEIVRCDPSCISDQDGAFIAPVLRGLSRKSAILTVMFGLPNPQQEHHDMIKALFSTFPDLHFYCVKDYIKPCAEVLSGISPEMKAKPMETTKAPTFVPPFRVPIDAFSPPISLSISTQESQKMTGTLGGYLYPKIPKNDPKFAQFADATFAVTCAHVVLSENQDYPYVSAPSALLQNTYKNSLMEERQHYSITSPEYDGFNQELQRVESNLKWQSDHKFGQVVWGERSIVDKSLSDFAIIKVNPEFTCQNYLGDDINGLPDPALRFRNLYVTEKIENVKPGANVFKIGATSNYTTGKVNGTKLVYWADNRIQSNEFVISSPQPLFANAGDSGAWVLSKLDGKLGLGVAGILHSYDGELKQFGLFTPIQTILTRLQAVTGVEWDINPPPVASTTD from the coding sequence ATGGTATCTAAGTTCTTTGGCTTCGGCAAGAGCAAGCAATCTGGGAGATCAGAGCAGCAGGCTCCTGCTGTGAGTTCTGCTTCCTCTTCTCGCTCTTCGCCAGCACCCTCTATTTCTGGGGAACATGATGTGAATGAAGATATGGTGAGTCAGGTCACTACAAGTCTTCAATCATCGtccattttttcaaaaggaCGACATACTATTGGGACAGGAACGTCATCTAACCTAACTGATGGATCGTCTTTGTTTGACAAAGGTTTGGGTCTAACTGCGATTGATGAGAACGATAGTCATGGTAGGTCTACCGTCGGAAAACCACTCAGGGTTTTGGATTATGAAAGGCTCACCTCGTTGAATCCCGTAATCGAGGAGGAAAGCGTTTCTATGAAAGAATATAATGACGATCACTCGGGTTTGGCTTCAGGTTCGGGTTCCGGAATGGGATCTGGGAATGTTTCTACGTCGGCAAACAGCACCCTTTCCAAACATAATGCGGGTTtaaattcttcaagaagatcTGAACGTCACTACTCCACAACTTCTTTGGAAGTATTGGAAAATGAACTCAAGCTTTTGAATGAGAATCTAGTGTCTCTAATGGATGACATTCACCAAAACGTTACAAATGTTTCCAAAGCTGTGATTCAGGCCAtcgaatttttcaagaagtttttACCTGACACTAACAGAGTCACATACACAGTTACAATGTCTAACAGTTTGCAACTGCGAAGCATTACGAAAATAGTGTCCCACTTTGTTGATAATCTATTAAATGCATCAGCCTTCCAAAATTCAAGGTCCATCCTATTGAAGGCTtacttttcatttttgcAAAAGTTGAATATCAATGTATTTGAAGATCAAATGGACAATATCCACACGTTACCTACTATGAGAAACTTTGCCATTGACGATAAATGTGCTTTGCCTAACATGGACAAAATTTCACTAATAGTGGATGAAATAGTACGATGTGATCCTTCTTGTATCTCGGATCAAGATGGTGCTTTCATTGCACCTGTCTTAAGAGGGTTATCCAGAAAATCTGCAATCTTGACCGTTATGTTCGGACTACCCAATCCGCAACAGGAACATCATGATATGATAAAGGCGTTATTTTCTACTTTTCCTGACTTACATTTCTACTGTGTGAAAGACTACATAAAGCCTTGTGCAGAGGTTCTTTCAGGTATTTCCCCTGAAATGAAGGCAAAACCCATGGAAACCACCAAAGCCCCAACATTTGTTCCACCATTTAGAGTACCGATTGACGCTTTTAGCCCACCGATTTCTCTGTCTATATCAACCCAAGAAAGTCAAAAGATGACTGGTACTCTCGGAGGATACCTCTACCCAAAAATCCCCAAGAACGACCCCAAATTTGCTCAATTTGCCGATGCTACGTTTGCAGTAACATGTGCCCATGTAGTTCTTTCGGAAAATCAGGATTATCCGTACGTGTCTGCTCCATCTGCTTTATTGCAAAACACCTACAAGAATTCCCTAATGGAAGAAAGACAACATTACAGTATTACTTCCCCTGAATACGATGGGTTTAATCAAGAGTTGCAGCGAGTCGAATCAAACTTAAAATGGCAATCAGATCACAAGTTTGGCCAAGTTGTATGGGGAGAAAGATCTATCGTCGATAAATCTTTGTCGGATTTTGCCATAATCAAGGTTAACCCTGAGTTCACATGTCAAAATTACTTGGGGGATGACATCAATGGTCTACCAGATCCGGCACTAAGGTTCAGGAACCTTTATGTCACCGAGAAGATAGAAAACGTTAAGCCTGGTGCAAACGTCTTCAAAATCGGAGCTACATCGAATTATACCACAGGCAAGGTCAACGGCACAAAATTGGTCTACTGGGCGGATAACAGAATTCAGAGTAATGAATTCGTAATCTCGTCACCTCAACCTTTGTTCGCCAATGCAGGAGACTCAGGTGCATGGGTACTATCCAAACTGGATGGGAAACTGGGTTTAGGTGTGGCTGGGATTCTACACTCTTACGATGGTGAACTAAAGCAGTTCGGCCTATTCACTCCAATTCAGACCATCTTAACTCGTCTTCAAGCGGTAACGGGCGTGGAATGGGACATCAATCCACCGCCTGTTGCCAGTACTACGGATTGA
- the FAR1 gene encoding cyclin-dependent protein serine/threonine kinase inhibiting protein FAR1 has translation MIQVRTPTIDRPKKTHSPPSSTNTPSASSKFLKDVTGKGLRKIGAKLNRTPTSQSTATFSPEVEYVQTFSDGPTPNSTKQLKTQFDLLKKRPAPLKLQPLTPPASLKKPVLEESDEDAVARLESPIVLKFDKSTGRESSIYSASLGKQDILSFSSTLFDVPRSSFTLSVDDKPFNMGTYDELESPTCVMQMQRNMRKANGTKKYNSCMCSICDESMQRLLGGGERIVELECKHQCHMECFLAMMDGVTFEPPSCNVCGKKSQPADKQVSLDMVLKKMKESKNGDSTPSATHSNMESSNGEVVMQSLLATNTSNTGATVTMSGISARKLVTPKNQLIHSAQVSTNGFNDVFNMLDEAFDEVSTPTNLICVEPLDFESVPKDELRINIMPKLERYVIHEGSKVIVPHILSTHLPKDDEIEDIKTVQIIMCVSLVNNDPVNISNETFLETLKHRVNTLLENLKPNDTFGLIVVGKDGSGTLGCKSTFYGFITKDWDGWQDIIDGWEVVVASEPVFPNPMWEAKEMLQATHRLLLTTGDPEEAQIRHVVMMNGVQHISKRHYRLEDDIFARKIEVLLEKIMAVHKCSLSQWIDEDEGHPFILRDYAPKWQYRIRTVFFEKLSFDIAKLLKELRRVVVDGVTVKLECAIDKMVKLHSLDFNGKLYRCEGDHRNSLEINLPPFRYGDFKLAIVELEVDVAMVQKHIEQMGSTISLLNYHGSQTGARAESGCVTFQIRHERPTCASPPLSLTTPLFHGNGTGGAADTDAGAGAAGTDSVANAGNTDNNNTVTRSTSAARPRQEDSLERASQYLDLPLVPPSSPSSDSLFVTRHIELMAVESLRKLVVQQDSSSSTTSGTSPEVAIRELTSVVYGMSRECSAMNPQYYEETGHENRLEFYIETLTCRLEDILHHNNPRLMIHKLIQSLA, from the coding sequence atgatacaAGTAAGAACGCCCACCATAGATCGGCCAAAAAAGACACATAGTCCACCTAGCAGCACAAATACACCATCCGCCTCTTCAAAATTTCTAAAGGATGTGACAGGCAAAGGATTAAGGAAAATCGGTGCCAAATTGAATCGTACTCCAACGTCGCAGTCTACTGCAACCTTCTCTCCAGAAGTGGAATACGTCCAAACCTTTTCAGATGGTCCTACTCCAAATTCTACCAAACAACTGAAAACACAGTTCGATCTTCTCAAAAAAAGGCCGGCTCCTCTCAAACTACAACCGCTTACACCTCCGGCAAGTCTTAAGAAGCCAGTATTAGAAGAATCAGATGAAGATGCAGTTGCCAGATTAGAATCACCAATTGTTCTTAAATTCGACAAGTCTACCGGACGAGAAAGCAGTATATATTCTGCATCACTGGGGAAGCAAGATATACTGTCGTTTAGTTCGACGCTTTTTGATGTGCCACGCTCTTCATTTACGTTGAGTGTTGATGACAAGCCGTTCAATATGGGAACGTATGATGAGCTTGAATCACCAACATGTGTAATGCAAATGCAGAGAAACATGAGAAAAGCAAATGGTACCAAGAAGTATAACAGTTGTATGTGTTCAATCTGTGATGAGAGCATGCAAAGACTGCTTGGCGGTGGAGAAAGAATCGTAGAATTGGAATGTAAACATCAGTGTCATATGGAATGTTTCCTTGCAATGATGGACGGTGTAACTTTTGAACCTCCATCTTGCAACGTGTGCGGTAAAAAGTCGCAGCCGGCAGATAAGCAAGTAAGCTTAGATATGGTACTCAAAAAGATGAAAGAAAGCAAAAACGGCGATTCAACACCCTCTGCCACTCACTCTAACATGGAAAGTTCTAATGGCGAAGTTGTCATGCAATCATTATTGGCGACAAATACAAGTAATACTGGAGCTACTGTAACGATGTCCGGTATTTCTGCGAGAAAGCTTGTTACACCAAAAAACCAATTAATTCATTCTGCACAAGTATCCACTAATGGCTTTAACGACGTTTTTAACATGTTAGACGAAGCTTTTGACGAAGTTTCAACGCCAACAAATCTCATTTGTGTCGAACCTCTAGACTTTGAAAGCGTACCGAAGGATGAACTACGTATCAACATTATGCCAAAACTTGAAAGATATGTGATCCATGAGGGCAGTAAGGTTATTGTGCCTCATATTCTTAGTACTCATTTACCAAAAGACGACgaaattgaagatattAAGACTGTGCAGATAATTATGTGCGTGAGTCTGGTAAATAATGATCCTGTGAACATTAGTAACGAAACTTTCCTAGAAACCCTGAAGCACAGGGTGAATACCCTTCTAGAGAACTTAAAACCCAACGACACATTTGGGCTTATTGTAGTTGGAAAAGATGGGAGTGGTACCCTTGGTTGTAAGAGTACGTTTTATGGCTTTATTACGAAAGATTGGGACGGCTGGCAAGATATCATTGATGGATGGGAAGTTGTGGTTGCCAGTGAGCCAGTATTTCCTAACCCAATGTGGGAGGCCAAAGAAATGTTACAAGCGACCCATAGGTTGCTGCTAACTACAGGtgatccagaagaagccCAGATACGACATGTAGTAATGATGAATGGGGTTCAACATATCAGTAAGAGACATTACAGACTGGAAGATGATATTTTCGCTCGAAAGATTGAAGTTCTGCTGGAAAAGATAATGGCAGTGCACAAATGCTCCTTGTCGCAGTGGATTGACGAGGACGAGGGCCATCCTTTTATACTGCGGGACTACGCCCCCAAGTGGCAATACCGGATCCGCAcagttttctttgaaaaattgtcATTTGACATTGCAAAACTGTTAAAAGAGCTGCGTCGCGTTGTGGTTGATGGTGTTACCGTCAAGCTCGAATGCGCTATCGACAAGATGGTGAAGCTCCATTCCTTGGACTTCAACGGAAAATTATACCGCTGCGAAGGTGACCACAGGAATAGTTTGGAGATAAACCTTCCGCCTTTCCGGTACGGTGACTTCAAGCTGGCCATTGTTGAGCTTGAAGTAGACGTTGCGATGGTCCAGAAACACATTGAGCAAATGGGAAGCACGATTTCGTTGTTAAACTATCATGGGTCTCAGACGGGCGCTAGAGCCGAGTCGGGCTGCGTGACATTCCAGATACGCCACGAGCGTCCTACATGTGCTTCCCCGCCGCTGAGCCTGACCACACCATTGTTCCATGGGAACGGTACCGGCGGTGCTGCCGACACCGATGCcggtgctggtgctgctggCACTGACAGCGTCGCTAATGCGGGTAACacagataataataatacgGTTACCCGCTCCACCAGTGCTGCTCGCCCCCGCCAAGAGGACAGCCTCGAAAGAGCCAGCCAATACCTGGATCTACCGCTAGTCCCGCCCTCCTCGCCCTCGTCCGACTCTCTCTTCGTCACTCGCCACATTGAGCTGATGGCGGTCGAGTCGCTGCGCAAACTCGTCGTCCAACAggactcttcttcttccaccaCCTCGGGAACATCGCCTGAAGTCGCCATTAGAGAGCTCACTAGTGTGGTGTACGGGATGAGTAGAGAGTGTTCCGCAATGAACCCACAGTACTACGAGGAAACCGGCCATGAGAACAGACTGGAATTCTACATAGAGACACTCACGTGCCGTCTCGAAGACATCCTACACCATAACAACCCAAGGCTAATGATACACAAGCTGATCCAGTCGCTGGCCTAG
- the FMP33 gene encoding Fmp33p produces MRISRLLQQQSNSNSPNSGDAGPKTPSQKIRSAPKYVQNSPTKANVVANVIINSLFALGLYCLYRDYTITKEKSGSAGTVRIIDTPSNKVSDKKPSEIQQAGSFSQVIHSLTYRDLSALSVTMGFLGYITDVARQSFGKKSLIYRTSVFSLFLFPTSSYLLYKSRYDKTHKLFDY; encoded by the coding sequence ATGCGGATCAGTCGGTTATTGCAGCAACAGTCCAACTCCAACTCCCCAAATAGTGGTGATGCTGGCCCTAAAACACCATCGCAAAAGATTAGAAGCGCTCCTAAATACGTACAAAATTCTCCAACAAAAGCCAATGTTGTAGCTAATGTCATCATCAATTCATTATTTGCATTGGGGCTATATTGTCTATACAGGGACTATACAATaaccaaggaaaaaagtGGTTCCGCAGGAACCGTTCGTATAATTGACACGCCTTCTAATAAAGTAAGCGATAAGAAGCCATCGGAGATACAGCAAGCGGGGAGCTTCTCGCAAGTCATCCATTCTTTAACTTATAGAGATCTTTCCGCATTAAGTGTCACAATGGGATTTTTAGGATACATTACAGATGTGGCTCGTCAGTCATTTGGTAAGAAATCGTTAATATATAGAACGTCAGTTTTCAGtttgtttctcttcccCACATCTTCCTACTTGCTCTATAAGTCTAGATATGACAAGACTCATAAACTCTTTGATTACTAA